A stretch of the Aegilops tauschii subsp. strangulata cultivar AL8/78 chromosome 4, Aet v6.0, whole genome shotgun sequence genome encodes the following:
- the LOC109741276 gene encoding type I inositol polyphosphate 5-phosphatase 4, protein MRDGCDTTKKSKLSWSKSLVRKWFNIRSKAHDFHADDAAAATGRRGDDDEWRGSSFARNEPTSAAKKSRTERPSRRSREHSRRGKIDLDAAEATVTMDYRIFVATWNVGGRSPPGGMGLEDWLHAAPPADIYVLGFQEIVPLNAGNVLGTEDNGPARKWVSLIRRTLNDLPGAGSGSGNGSFRTPSPAPPDPVAEADDDFEGARHQTNNAAFFHRRSFHSRSLRMEGDALAPQPRLERRYSVCDRAIYGSRRPSDYEAHCRWGGSSDDDNNTGESPSTVYSPMSYGYGHAPSLDDGHRPASGHTRYCLVASKQMVGLFLMIWARKDIRDDIRNLKVSCVGRGLMGYLGNKGSISISMTLHQTSFCFVCSHLTSGQKEGDEMRRNSDVLEILRKTRFPMVYGQYERSPETILEHDRIIWLGDLNYRIALSYRSVKALVEMRNWKALLEKDQLRIEQRGGRVFAGWNEGRIYFPPTYKYSTNSDKYAGEDMNQKEKRRTPAWCDRILWYGRGLGQLSYVRGESRFSDHRPVYSVFSAEVESINHSRIQKMSCSSSQLDIGELLPYSYGYTDINPYGYTDLNFY, encoded by the exons ATGAGAGATGGCTGCGACACCACCAAGAAGAGCAAG CTGTCGTGGTCCAAGAGCTTGGTGCGGAAGTGGTTCAACATCAGGAGCAAGGCCCACGACTTCCACgccgacgacgccgccgccgccaccgggaggaggggcgacgacgacgagtgGAGGGGCAGCAGCTTCGCCAGGAACGAGCCGACCAGCGCCGCCAAGAAGAGCCGGACGGAGCGGCCGTCCAGGAGGAGCCGCGAGCACTCGAGGCGGGGCAAGatcgacctcgacgccgccgaGGCCACCGTCACCATGGACTACAG GATCTTCGTTGCTACGTGGAATGTGGGCGGCCGATCCCCTCCCGGCGGCATGGGCCTCGAGGACTGGctccacgccgcgccgcccgccgacaTCTACGTCCTCGG GTTCCAAGAGATCGTGCCGCTGAACGCCGGGAACGTGCTGGGCACGGAGGACAACGGGCCGGCGAGGAAGTGGGTGTCGCTGATCAGGAGGACGCTGAACGACCTGCCGGGCgccggcagcggcagcggcaacGGGAGCTTCCGGAcgccgtcgccggcgccgccggacCCGGTGGCGGAGGCGGACGACGACTTCGAGGGGGCGAGGCATCAGACCAACAACGCGGCCTTCTTCCACCGCCGGTCCTTCCACAGCCGGAGCCTGCGGATGGAGGGCGACGCCCTGGCGCCGCAGCCCAGGCTGGAGCGCCGGTACAGCGTCTGCGACCGCGCGATCTACGGCTCCCGCCGGCCCAGCGACTACGAGGCGCACTGCCGGTGGGGCGGCTCGTCGGACGACGACAACAACACCGGGGAGTCGCCCAGCACGGTGTACTCGCCCATGTCGTACGGGTACGGCCACGCGCCGTCCCTGGACGACGGCCATAGGCCAGCTTCTGGTCACACTAG ATATTGCCTGGTTGCAAGCAAGCAAATGGTGGGATTGTTTCTGATGATTTGGGCTCGGAAGGACATTAGGGATGACATCAGAAATCTCAAGGTTTCCTGTGTTGGCAGAGGATTGATGGGCTACCTTGGGAACAAG GGTTCGATTTCGATTAGCATGACATTGCACCAAACAAGCTTCTGCTTCGTCTGCAGCCACCTGACGTCGGGGCAGAAGGAAGGCGACGAGATGCGGCGCAACTCAGATGTGCTTGAGATCCTCAGGAAGACCAGGTTCCCAATGGTTTACGGGCAGTATGAGCGCTCACCGGAAACTATCTTAGAGCATGA TCGAATCATCTGGCTCGGGGACCTAAATTACCGAATCGCACTTTCCTATCGGTCAGTGAAGGCCCTGGTGGAGATGCGCAATTGGAAAGCATTGCTGGAGAAAGATCAG CTGAGGATTGAACAAAGAGGCGGGCGGGTGTTTGCCGGGTGGAACGAGGGGAGGATATACTTCCCGCCGACATACAAATACTCAACCAATTCTGACAAGTATGCCGGGGAGGACATGAACCAGAAGGAAAAGAGGAGAACTCCTGCATG GTGCGATCGCATTTTGTGGTATGGAAGGGGCCTAGGTCAACTATCATACGTTCGAGGCGAGTCTCGGTTCTCAGATCATAGGCCAGTCTACAGCGTATTCAGTGCAGAGGTGGAGTCGATCAACCACAGTCGAATTCAAAAAATGAGTTGTTCAAGCTCGCAGTTGGACATCGGAGAGCTACTGCCCTACTCTTACGGATACACCGACATCAACCCGTATGGCTACACCGACCTGAATTTCTACTGA